A genomic stretch from Halorhodospira halophila SL1 includes:
- a CDS encoding CrcB family protein — MAMMAGFAGGLAVAAGSALGGVARFWVAALVNRRLGEAFPWGTLVVNASGALLAGLLAAVLAATGGLATLEGLLLIGFCGSYTTVSSFALQTFTLVQAGGWPRAVGNVFATLALTLSGAWLGLQAGALIPGGGV; from the coding sequence ATGGCGATGATGGCTGGTTTTGCAGGCGGCCTGGCGGTGGCCGCGGGCAGTGCCCTGGGGGGTGTCGCCCGCTTCTGGGTGGCGGCGCTGGTCAATCGGCGGCTGGGCGAGGCCTTCCCCTGGGGGACGCTGGTCGTCAACGCCTCCGGCGCGCTGCTGGCCGGCCTGCTGGCGGCGGTGCTGGCGGCCACAGGTGGCCTGGCCACGCTCGAGGGGCTGCTGCTGATCGGCTTCTGCGGCAGTTACACCACGGTCTCCTCCTTCGCCCTGCAGACCTTCACCCTTGTTCAGGCCGGGGGCTGGCCCCGGGCGGTCGGTAACGTCTTCGCCACCCTGGCGCTGACTCTGTCCGGCGCCTGGCTCGGGCTGCAGGCGGGTGCGTTGATCCCGGGGGGCGGCGTATGA
- a CDS encoding cobalamin-binding protein gives MLLAAWSPVHAGERCVEDDAGREVCLEAPAERIVALSPGATELLFAAGAGDHVVAAVSHADYPEAAEELPRVGTYDRLDMESILAKDPDLVVGWTSGNSSSQLERIEALGLPLYRSDPKVLDEIATSLERLGTLAGTEDEADAEAARFRDARDELEAEYADRDPVRVFYQIWPDPVMTVNDEQIISESIRICGGENVFGDLDSLTPRLDTESILAADPEAIVAGGMGEADDSWLEEWRRYDILEATAKDNLFFVEPSTIQRPTPRILEGTRVLCDKLQQARRNR, from the coding sequence GTGCTGCTGGCGGCGTGGTCGCCGGTGCATGCTGGTGAACGCTGCGTGGAGGACGACGCCGGCCGCGAGGTCTGCCTGGAGGCCCCGGCGGAGCGGATTGTGGCCCTCTCGCCCGGGGCGACGGAACTGCTCTTCGCCGCCGGCGCCGGGGACCATGTGGTGGCCGCGGTCAGTCACGCGGATTATCCGGAGGCGGCGGAGGAACTGCCCCGGGTCGGCACCTACGACCGGCTCGATATGGAGTCGATCCTCGCGAAGGATCCGGATCTGGTGGTGGGCTGGACCAGCGGCAACTCCAGCAGCCAGCTGGAGCGGATCGAGGCGCTGGGCCTGCCGCTCTACCGCAGCGATCCGAAGGTCCTCGACGAGATCGCCACCTCCCTGGAGCGTCTGGGTACCCTGGCCGGCACTGAAGACGAGGCCGACGCCGAGGCCGCCCGCTTCCGCGATGCGCGGGACGAGCTGGAGGCCGAGTACGCCGACCGCGATCCGGTGCGGGTCTTCTACCAGATCTGGCCGGACCCGGTGATGACCGTCAACGACGAGCAGATCATCAGCGAGTCGATCCGCATCTGCGGCGGCGAGAACGTCTTCGGTGATCTCGACAGCCTGACCCCGCGGCTGGACACCGAGTCCATCCTTGCGGCCGACCCGGAGGCGATCGTCGCCGGCGGCATGGGCGAGGCGGATGACTCGTGGCTGGAGGAGTGGCGGCGCTATGACATCCTCGAGGCCACCGCCAAGGACAACCTCTTTTTTGTCGAGCCGTCCACGATCCAGCGCCCGACGCCACGCATCCTGGAGGGGACGCGGGTGCTGTGTGACAAGCTCCAGCAGGCCCGGCGCAATCGCTGA
- a CDS encoding ABC transporter ATP-binding protein: MGEVAVHALRGVDLVLYAGELVVLLGPSGSGKSTLLNILGGLDTPTSGRVIVQGRDLTRAGEAELTAFRRHFVGFVFQFYNLIPSLTARENVAIVTEIARDPMRPEEALELVGLGARLDHFPSQLSGGEQQRVAIARAVAKRPQVLLCDEPTGALDSKTGVTVLEVLERINAELGTTTALITHNADIAAMAHRVVDFKDGLIDSVRTNDQRRRAAELSW, translated from the coding sequence ATGGGCGAGGTGGCGGTGCACGCCCTGCGCGGGGTGGATCTGGTCCTCTACGCCGGGGAGCTGGTGGTGCTCCTTGGGCCGTCGGGCAGTGGCAAGTCGACGCTGCTGAACATCCTCGGTGGGCTCGATACGCCCACCAGTGGTCGGGTCATCGTCCAGGGGCGCGATCTCACCCGAGCCGGGGAGGCGGAGCTGACGGCGTTCCGCCGCCACTTCGTCGGCTTTGTCTTCCAGTTCTACAACCTGATCCCGAGCCTCACGGCGCGCGAGAACGTGGCCATTGTCACCGAGATCGCCCGCGACCCCATGCGCCCGGAGGAGGCACTCGAGCTGGTTGGCCTCGGTGCCCGCCTGGATCACTTTCCCTCCCAGCTCTCCGGGGGCGAGCAGCAGCGGGTGGCCATCGCCCGCGCCGTGGCCAAGCGCCCGCAGGTCCTGCTCTGTGATGAGCCCACCGGTGCCCTCGACTCGAAGACCGGTGTGACCGTGCTGGAGGTCCTCGAGCGCATCAACGCGGAGTTGGGCACCACCACCGCGCTGATCACCCACAACGCGGATATCGCCGCCATGGCTCACCGGGTGGTGGACTTCAAGGACGGCCTGATCGACTCGGTGCGCACCAACGATCAGCGGCGTCGGGCGGCGGAGCTCTCCTGGTGA
- a CDS encoding FecCD family ABC transporter permease, translating to MGVERTADQRARAGAVSEEGGALAQPSRIGSPVRFLVPLAVLAGAALLAVATAVAIGSVPLTPGEVLAVFTGGGEPLHRTLVLELRLPRALAAFAVGGLLAVAGALMQVLLRNPLADPYVLGLSGGAAVGALAAMLAGLGMALVSGAAFVGALFSTLLVFGLAHGTGSWTPTRLLLTGVVVASGWGALVTFMLAVGPTEQLPGMLYWLMGDLAYARSPWLALAALAVAVAVAVPLGRSLNVLARGPLQAAALGVAVRPLEWGVYVAASVLTAVAVTTAGSIGFVGLVVPHMLRLVLGNDQRLILPAAALAGGALLALADVFARTLIAPEQLPVGVITAMLGVPLFLYLLHRSR from the coding sequence ATGGGGGTTGAGCGCACAGCCGATCAGCGGGCGCGCGCCGGCGCGGTGAGTGAGGAGGGCGGCGCTTTGGCCCAGCCGAGTCGCATCGGGTCGCCGGTGCGCTTCCTGGTGCCGCTGGCCGTGCTGGCCGGGGCGGCGCTGCTGGCGGTGGCCACTGCGGTGGCTATCGGCAGCGTGCCGCTGACCCCGGGGGAGGTGCTGGCGGTCTTCACCGGTGGCGGGGAGCCCCTGCACCGCACCCTGGTCCTCGAGCTGCGCCTCCCCCGTGCACTGGCCGCCTTCGCCGTCGGCGGCCTGCTGGCGGTGGCCGGGGCGCTGATGCAGGTGCTGCTGCGCAATCCGCTCGCCGATCCCTATGTGCTGGGGCTCTCCGGCGGTGCCGCCGTGGGGGCCCTGGCGGCGATGCTCGCCGGCCTGGGGATGGCGCTGGTCTCCGGGGCCGCCTTTGTCGGGGCGCTCTTCTCAACCCTGCTGGTCTTCGGCCTGGCCCACGGCACCGGCAGCTGGACGCCGACCCGGCTGCTGCTCACCGGGGTGGTGGTGGCCTCCGGCTGGGGGGCGCTGGTGACCTTCATGCTCGCCGTCGGCCCCACCGAGCAGCTGCCCGGGATGCTCTACTGGCTCATGGGGGATCTGGCCTACGCGCGCAGCCCGTGGCTGGCCCTGGCGGCGCTGGCGGTGGCCGTGGCGGTGGCGGTCCCCCTGGGGCGCAGCCTCAACGTCCTCGCCCGCGGGCCGCTCCAGGCGGCGGCCCTCGGTGTGGCCGTGAGGCCCCTGGAGTGGGGGGTCTACGTGGCGGCGAGCGTGCTGACCGCGGTGGCGGTGACCACCGCGGGGAGCATCGGGTTTGTCGGTCTGGTGGTGCCGCACATGCTCCGCCTGGTACTGGGCAACGACCAGCGGCTGATCCTGCCCGCCGCGGCGTTGGCCGGCGGCGCGCTGTTGGCGCTGGCGGACGTCTTCGCGCGCACCCTGATCGCCCCGGAGCAGTTGCCGGTGGGCGTGATCACGGCGATGCTCGGCGTCCCGCTGTTCCTCTATCTGCTGCACCGGAGTCGGTAG
- a CDS encoding TVP38/TMEM64 family protein yields the protein MNGTTLRWTTLGARAALAMLLVALLGALWAGSAPEWAWVHGQLQQLRQLAESQPVQAALAFLALRFFFSVVSVPGSGVLTVAGGVMFGFWAGLALVLVAVSTGALAIFLLTRYALHDAVRRRFPDALQRVDRHCADHGPSALFLLRIAEPFPTFLINALFALTRMPARTYFWVSLLGMLPGVTILTNAGAHLEAVHTPAELMSTGMIASLVALGALPLLSSLAAARLRRRGASGGPEG from the coding sequence GTGAACGGAACGACCCTGCGTTGGACCACCCTCGGCGCCCGCGCCGCTCTGGCGATGCTGTTGGTGGCGCTGCTCGGGGCCCTGTGGGCCGGGAGTGCCCCCGAGTGGGCCTGGGTGCACGGCCAGCTGCAGCAGCTCCGGCAGCTGGCCGAGTCGCAGCCGGTGCAGGCGGCGCTCGCCTTCCTGGCCCTGCGTTTTTTCTTCTCGGTGGTCTCGGTGCCCGGCAGCGGGGTGCTGACCGTTGCCGGCGGGGTCATGTTCGGGTTCTGGGCGGGGCTGGCGCTGGTCCTGGTGGCGGTGAGCACCGGCGCGCTGGCGATCTTCCTGCTCACCCGCTACGCCCTCCACGATGCGGTGCGCCGCCGGTTCCCGGACGCCCTGCAGCGTGTGGACCGGCACTGTGCCGATCACGGGCCGAGTGCGCTGTTCCTGCTGCGCATCGCCGAGCCGTTCCCCACTTTCCTGATCAACGCGCTCTTTGCGCTGACCCGGATGCCGGCGCGGACCTACTTCTGGGTGAGCCTGCTGGGCATGCTCCCTGGCGTGACCATCCTCACCAACGCCGGGGCGCATCTGGAGGCGGTCCACACCCCGGCGGAGCTGATGAGCACTGGGATGATCGCCTCGCTGGTGGCGTTGGGCGCGCTGCCCCTGCTCTCCAGCCTCGCCGCGGCGCGGCTGCGTCGGCGAGGCGCCAGCGGCGGGCCGGAGGGTTAA
- a CDS encoding efflux RND transporter periplasmic adaptor subunit: MHPRWKPIIGWALTGLAVLGLLVLLLRPAPILVDTETVSRGPLEVTLEEEGKTRVADRYVLSAPAAAQARRITLEPGDRVEAGEVLATLDPMAVPVLDARARDQARAQLEAAHSALGAAREEAEAAQAAAESAADEYRRLAALGEEGVVAEREVERADAERRRALAGWRSAQFRVATAEAQRDQAEAVLRWEGEDALAPGDIEPIRLRAPIDGAILKRHFDSARVVQPGEPILEMADLGRLEVEVEVRSADAVRITPGMTVRLERWGDEAPLEAVVRRVEPYGFEYITALGVEERRVRVIADLASPREAWERLGDGYRVNAVFVLWSAEDVLRVPTSALFRHDDGWAVLVAEQGRARLRSVEIGERGARQTRLRSGLEDGEAVVVHPPRELGDGDRLEVRR, encoded by the coding sequence ATGCATCCACGCTGGAAGCCCATCATCGGCTGGGCACTGACCGGTCTCGCGGTCCTCGGGCTGCTCGTCCTGCTGCTGCGGCCGGCGCCGATCCTCGTCGATACCGAGACGGTCAGCCGTGGCCCCCTGGAGGTCACCCTCGAGGAGGAGGGCAAGACCCGCGTGGCGGACCGGTACGTCCTCTCGGCCCCGGCCGCGGCCCAGGCCCGCCGGATCACCCTGGAACCGGGTGACCGGGTCGAGGCCGGGGAGGTGCTCGCCACCCTTGATCCGATGGCGGTGCCGGTGCTCGATGCCCGTGCCCGGGATCAGGCCCGGGCCCAGCTCGAAGCGGCGCACTCGGCGCTGGGGGCGGCCCGCGAGGAGGCCGAGGCGGCGCAGGCAGCAGCGGAGTCGGCGGCCGACGAGTACCGTCGGCTGGCGGCTCTGGGTGAGGAGGGAGTGGTCGCGGAGCGGGAGGTGGAGCGTGCCGATGCCGAGCGACGGCGGGCCTTGGCCGGGTGGCGCTCGGCGCAGTTCCGGGTGGCCACCGCCGAGGCGCAGCGCGACCAGGCCGAGGCCGTCCTGCGCTGGGAGGGGGAGGACGCCCTGGCGCCCGGGGACATCGAGCCGATCCGTCTGCGCGCCCCGATCGATGGCGCGATCCTTAAGCGCCACTTCGATAGCGCCCGGGTGGTGCAGCCCGGGGAGCCGATCCTGGAGATGGCCGATCTCGGGCGGCTGGAGGTCGAGGTGGAGGTGCGTTCGGCGGATGCGGTGCGTATCACGCCGGGGATGACGGTGCGGCTGGAGCGCTGGGGCGATGAGGCCCCCCTGGAGGCGGTCGTACGCCGGGTGGAGCCCTACGGCTTCGAGTACATTACCGCCCTCGGCGTGGAAGAGCGGCGGGTGCGGGTCATTGCCGATCTGGCATCGCCGCGGGAAGCCTGGGAGCGCCTCGGCGACGGCTATCGGGTCAACGCCGTCTTCGTGCTCTGGTCGGCGGAGGACGTGCTGCGGGTGCCGACCAGCGCCCTGTTCCGCCACGATGACGGCTGGGCGGTCCTGGTCGCAGAGCAGGGGCGGGCGCGGCTGCGGTCGGTGGAGATCGGGGAGCGGGGTGCCCGCCAGACCCGCCTCCGTTCCGGCCTGGAGGACGGGGAGGCCGTGGTGGTGCATCCGCCCCGGGAACTCGGCGACGGCGACCGCCTGGAGGTGCGCCGCTGA
- a CDS encoding cob(I)yrinic acid a,c-diamide adenosyltransferase: protein MGNRLSKIATRTGDEGRTGLGDGSRVDKDSHRVEAFGEVDELNSFMGRLLAHELPEDVAPVLAQVQNELFDLGAELAVPGHSALPLEAVERLDGALAYFNDSLPHLKEFILPGGGKATADCHIARAVCRRAERKLVALSHHEAVRDESMAYLNRLSDLLFVVARVLSRYENGGEVLWRPAGQRAADEGA, encoded by the coding sequence ATGGGAAACCGTCTATCAAAGATCGCCACCCGCACCGGGGACGAGGGCCGGACCGGCCTCGGCGACGGTTCGCGGGTGGACAAGGACAGCCACCGGGTCGAGGCCTTCGGCGAGGTGGATGAGCTGAACAGCTTCATGGGCCGCTTACTGGCCCATGAGTTGCCAGAAGACGTGGCGCCGGTGCTGGCCCAGGTCCAGAACGAGCTCTTCGACCTGGGCGCCGAGTTGGCTGTGCCCGGTCACTCGGCGCTGCCCCTCGAGGCCGTGGAACGGCTGGATGGGGCGCTGGCGTACTTCAACGATTCCCTGCCGCACCTCAAGGAGTTCATCCTCCCCGGTGGCGGCAAGGCCACGGCGGACTGCCATATCGCCCGGGCGGTCTGTCGCCGGGCCGAGCGCAAGCTGGTGGCCCTGAGCCATCACGAGGCGGTGCGTGACGAGTCTATGGCCTACCTCAACCGCCTCTCCGACCTGCTCTTCGTCGTTGCCCGGGTTCTCTCCCGCTACGAGAACGGCGGCGAGGTGCTCTGGCGTCCGGCGGGTCAGCGGGCGGCGGATGAGGGCGCTTAG
- a CDS encoding Uma2 family endonuclease → MADPQPAGMTAEAYLAWEAEQPLKHEFVAGEIFAMGGASDRHVTVTLNVASALRQQLRGGGCRTYMADMKVRVAAADAFFYPDVLVTCDPADHQRSQHKEAPCLVVEVLSPSTAAYDRGAKFAAYRKLPSLREYLLIDPEIGSLELYRADGQGHWVLYPHEAHEEVVLASLEARLIGAEVFEDAPPGPEPR, encoded by the coding sequence ATGGCCGATCCGCAGCCCGCCGGGATGACCGCCGAGGCGTACCTCGCCTGGGAGGCGGAGCAACCCCTCAAGCACGAGTTCGTGGCGGGGGAGATCTTCGCCATGGGCGGGGCCTCGGACCGCCACGTGACCGTGACGCTGAACGTGGCCAGCGCGCTGCGCCAGCAGCTGCGCGGGGGTGGCTGCCGTACGTACATGGCCGACATGAAGGTGCGGGTGGCGGCTGCCGACGCCTTCTTCTACCCGGATGTGCTGGTGACCTGCGATCCGGCCGATCATCAGCGGTCCCAGCACAAGGAGGCGCCGTGCCTCGTGGTGGAGGTGCTGTCCCCCTCCACGGCGGCGTACGACCGGGGTGCCAAGTTTGCCGCCTACCGCAAACTCCCTTCGCTCCGGGAGTATCTCCTCATCGACCCGGAGATCGGGAGCCTGGAGCTCTACCGGGCGGACGGTCAGGGCCACTGGGTGTTGTACCCGCACGAGGCCCACGAAGAAGTGGTGCTGGCCAGCCTGGAGGCCCGGCTCATCGGGGCCGAGGTCTTCGAGGACGCCCCGCCGGGGCCCGAACCGCGCTAG
- a CDS encoding ABC transporter permease, producing the protein MTALTRKLLRELGLMRGQVIAIAVVIAGGVATLMMFLTALFALTDTRDAFYQEYRFADLFAAAERAPRGLVEEIGGIDGVQRVEDRVVAAANLDVPGYDNPVTGRILSLPEGRQPDMNRLHLRHGRLPEPGREQEAVVSDAFAEAHGLRPGDGLAAVVRGRYQRLEVVGVAVSPEFIYQIRPGEILPDYERYGILWMNRRALAAAYDMDGAFNDLLLTLQHGARPGDVIDAVDRLLEPWGGRGAYGRADQLSHALLEDELTQLANLAYVLPAIFLGVAAFLLNVVVGRLIATQREIIGTLKAFGYSRLAIATHYMRLVLLIVGLGVAVGVAVGYWLGGHLAELYAEFFRFPFLEFRLQLPVVAIAAGVTAASALLGTWMAVRRAARLPPAEAMRPEPPPTYRPTVVERLGLQRWFSQPTRMILRGIERRPLRAVLATLGIALAVAVLMIGPYQRNALNTMIDVQFNLVQRDDVTVSFYEPTSRKALHELAGLPGVDRAEPFRQVAAEVAFGHRRHRMAVLGLEPGADLRRLLDTDLRTVPLPEEGVVLTDYLADQLQVGPGDTLEIRVLEGRRQTLEVPVSGVIAEYLGVSVYMDLDALNRLLGDGDAISGAWLGLAGPERGALLRELDRRPRVAGATEADAAMRNFEENVAGTMMVTAAMTTLLAGAIAFGVVYNNARIALAERSRELASLRVLGFTRREIAYLLLGEQALLIAAALPVGFVIGHYLYAIIVQAAESELYRVPMIPSPAGMALATLVILAVAGLSAWVVRRRLDRLDMVEALKSRE; encoded by the coding sequence GTGACCGCGCTGACCCGCAAGCTGCTGCGCGAACTGGGGCTCATGCGCGGCCAGGTGATCGCCATCGCGGTGGTCATCGCCGGCGGGGTGGCGACGCTGATGATGTTTCTCACCGCGCTCTTCGCCCTGACCGACACCCGCGACGCCTTCTATCAGGAGTACCGCTTCGCCGATCTCTTCGCCGCCGCCGAACGGGCGCCGCGGGGTCTGGTGGAGGAGATCGGGGGCATCGACGGCGTCCAGCGGGTCGAGGACCGCGTGGTCGCGGCGGCCAACCTGGACGTCCCCGGCTACGACAACCCGGTGACCGGGCGCATCCTCTCCCTGCCCGAGGGTCGGCAGCCGGACATGAACCGCCTCCACCTGCGCCACGGTCGGCTGCCGGAGCCCGGTCGGGAGCAGGAGGCGGTGGTCAGCGATGCCTTCGCCGAGGCCCACGGGCTGCGCCCCGGTGACGGGCTGGCGGCGGTCGTCCGCGGCCGTTACCAGCGCCTGGAGGTGGTCGGTGTCGCGGTCTCGCCGGAGTTCATCTACCAGATCCGGCCGGGGGAGATCCTCCCGGACTATGAGCGCTACGGCATCCTGTGGATGAATCGCCGGGCCCTGGCCGCCGCCTACGACATGGACGGCGCCTTCAACGACCTGTTGCTCACGCTGCAGCACGGAGCCCGGCCGGGTGACGTGATCGACGCCGTGGACCGTCTGCTCGAGCCCTGGGGCGGGCGCGGTGCCTACGGCCGGGCGGATCAGCTCTCCCACGCACTGCTGGAGGATGAGCTGACGCAGCTCGCCAACCTCGCCTATGTGCTCCCGGCGATCTTCCTCGGTGTGGCGGCCTTCCTGCTCAATGTCGTGGTCGGTCGCCTGATCGCCACCCAGCGCGAGATCATCGGCACCCTGAAGGCCTTCGGCTACTCGCGCCTGGCCATCGCTACGCACTACATGCGGCTGGTGCTGCTCATCGTCGGCCTCGGCGTGGCCGTCGGTGTGGCCGTCGGGTATTGGCTGGGGGGGCACCTGGCCGAGCTCTACGCCGAATTCTTCCGCTTCCCATTCCTCGAGTTCCGGCTGCAGTTGCCGGTGGTGGCCATCGCCGCCGGGGTGACCGCGGCCTCGGCGCTGCTGGGGACCTGGATGGCGGTCCGCCGCGCCGCCCGACTGCCACCCGCGGAGGCGATGCGCCCGGAGCCACCCCCGACTTACCGGCCTACGGTGGTCGAGCGCCTCGGTCTGCAGCGCTGGTTCAGCCAGCCCACGCGGATGATCCTGCGCGGCATCGAGCGGCGTCCGCTGCGGGCGGTGCTGGCGACCCTGGGGATCGCCCTGGCGGTAGCGGTGCTGATGATCGGCCCCTACCAGCGCAACGCCCTCAATACCATGATCGACGTCCAGTTCAACCTGGTGCAGCGGGATGACGTGACCGTCTCCTTCTACGAGCCGACATCGCGCAAGGCGTTGCACGAGCTCGCCGGTCTGCCGGGGGTGGACCGCGCCGAACCGTTCCGGCAGGTGGCGGCAGAGGTCGCCTTCGGCCATCGTCGTCACCGGATGGCGGTGCTCGGCCTGGAGCCCGGTGCGGACCTGCGCCGCCTGCTGGATACCGACCTGCGCACGGTGCCGCTGCCCGAGGAAGGGGTGGTGCTCACCGACTATCTGGCCGATCAGCTTCAGGTCGGACCCGGCGATACGTTGGAGATCCGGGTGCTTGAGGGCCGGCGGCAGACCCTGGAGGTGCCGGTCAGCGGGGTGATCGCCGAGTACCTGGGGGTGTCCGTTTACATGGATCTGGATGCCCTGAACCGGCTGCTCGGCGACGGCGACGCCATCTCCGGCGCCTGGCTGGGCCTCGCCGGGCCGGAGCGCGGGGCGTTGCTGCGCGAGCTCGACCGCCGTCCGCGGGTCGCCGGGGCGACCGAGGCCGACGCCGCCATGCGCAACTTCGAGGAGAATGTGGCCGGGACCATGATGGTCACCGCGGCGATGACCACGCTGCTTGCCGGAGCCATCGCCTTCGGGGTGGTCTATAACAATGCGCGGATCGCGCTGGCGGAGCGCTCCCGGGAGCTGGCCAGCCTGCGGGTGCTCGGTTTCACCCGCCGCGAGATCGCCTACCTGCTGCTCGGCGAGCAGGCTTTGCTGATCGCCGCTGCCCTGCCGGTGGGGTTCGTCATCGGCCACTACCTTTACGCCATCATCGTCCAGGCGGCGGAGTCGGAGCTCTATCGGGTCCCCATGATCCCGTCGCCGGCGGGCATGGCCCTGGCGACCCTGGTGATCCTCGCCGTTGCCGGCCTCTCGGCGTGGGTGGTGCGGCGCCGGCTGGACCGGCTGGACATGGTCGAGGCCCTGAAATCGAGGGAGTAG
- a CDS encoding ABC transporter ATP-binding protein — MLQAQDLIIDIPERTDGYPLNFAIEPGEVWGVLGPNGAGKTTLLHTLAGLRAPRAGVVQLDGVSLRRWRRKALARRLGVVFQERHDGFPASVLETALIGRHPYLTPWDLETAEDLTCARQALERLELGALEERLVSTLSGGERQRLAMATVLAQDPAVWLADEPTNHLDLRHQVAVMDLLAGQAREGRGVFLCLHDINLAARWCTHILLLYPNGDACWGPTGVMLVTEALEQLYGQRLVATEADGARVFVPAGGMPCA, encoded by the coding sequence ATGCTGCAGGCCCAGGATCTGATCATCGATATCCCCGAGCGGACGGACGGCTACCCGCTCAACTTCGCCATCGAGCCCGGGGAGGTGTGGGGCGTCCTCGGTCCCAACGGCGCCGGCAAGACCACGCTGCTGCACACCCTGGCCGGGTTGCGCGCGCCCCGCGCCGGCGTGGTTCAGCTCGACGGCGTCAGCCTGCGTCGCTGGCGGCGCAAGGCCCTGGCCCGGCGCCTGGGGGTGGTCTTCCAGGAGCGCCACGACGGCTTCCCCGCCTCGGTGCTGGAGACCGCCCTGATCGGGCGTCACCCCTACCTGACCCCGTGGGATCTGGAGACCGCCGAGGACTTGACCTGTGCCCGGCAGGCCCTGGAGCGGCTGGAGCTCGGTGCCCTGGAGGAGCGGCTGGTCAGTACCCTTTCCGGCGGCGAGCGCCAACGCCTGGCGATGGCCACGGTGCTGGCCCAGGACCCGGCCGTGTGGCTGGCTGATGAGCCCACCAACCACCTCGATCTTCGCCACCAGGTGGCCGTCATGGATCTGCTCGCCGGCCAGGCCCGGGAGGGGCGCGGGGTCTTTCTCTGCCTGCACGACATCAACCTCGCGGCGCGCTGGTGTACGCACATCCTGCTGCTCTACCCCAACGGCGATGCCTGCTGGGGGCCGACCGGGGTGATGCTGGTCACCGAGGCGCTGGAACAACTCTACGGCCAGCGGTTGGTGGCGACCGAAGCCGACGGTGCGCGGGTCTTCGTGCCCGCCGGCGGGATGCCGTGCGCTTGA
- a CDS encoding SAM-dependent methyltransferase, whose product MIAPCVARLERWSARWPLLFHLYALPYRRLVARELRLAGVVPGERLLHVGCGALPFTAVLAARLSGARVTAVDRSAAAVAGAQAVVAHLGMAGAGPGRVRVVCADAAADPLPEIDVALIALQACPRGPILANIRRQRAPARVLFRLPRPGLEGQYGGPLVGESVAGSCRHRMPTFDRTELFLHPAPVNL is encoded by the coding sequence TTGATCGCCCCCTGCGTGGCCAGGCTGGAACGCTGGAGTGCCCGGTGGCCGCTCCTGTTCCACCTCTACGCCCTGCCGTACCGCCGGTTGGTGGCCCGGGAACTGCGGCTGGCTGGGGTGGTGCCGGGGGAGCGGCTCCTGCATGTCGGTTGCGGGGCCCTGCCGTTCACCGCAGTGCTGGCCGCGCGACTGAGTGGTGCCCGGGTCACCGCCGTGGACCGTTCGGCCGCGGCGGTCGCCGGGGCTCAGGCGGTTGTGGCCCATCTCGGGATGGCGGGGGCGGGGCCCGGCCGGGTCCGTGTCGTGTGTGCCGATGCGGCGGCCGACCCCCTGCCGGAGATCGATGTGGCCCTGATCGCTCTGCAGGCTTGTCCGCGCGGTCCGATCCTTGCCAATATCCGCCGCCAGCGTGCGCCGGCGCGCGTGCTCTTTCGTCTGCCCCGGCCCGGCCTGGAGGGTCAGTACGGGGGCCCGCTGGTCGGCGAGTCGGTGGCGGGTAGCTGCCGGCACCGGATGCCGACCTTCGATCGCACCGAGCTCTTTCTCCACCCGGCACCGGTGAACCTGTGA
- a CDS encoding fluoride efflux transporter FluC, protein MRITLWVAAGSALGGVSRYGVDGVMVAAGWVAFPWGTLLVNTIGSLLIGIVAAWAASDPGERALPVHWRQFAVNGFCGGFTTFSIFNLETLALLERAPAWAGANVLATTVLCLGAVAIGYAVTQRRLGG, encoded by the coding sequence ATGAGGATCACCCTCTGGGTGGCCGCCGGCAGCGCGCTGGGCGGGGTGAGCCGCTACGGCGTCGATGGGGTCATGGTGGCGGCCGGCTGGGTCGCCTTCCCCTGGGGCACGCTGTTGGTGAACACGATCGGCTCGCTGTTGATCGGTATCGTGGCCGCCTGGGCGGCGTCGGATCCGGGCGAGCGGGCGTTACCCGTCCACTGGCGGCAGTTCGCCGTGAACGGCTTCTGCGGCGGGTTTACCACGTTCTCGATCTTCAACCTGGAGACCCTGGCGCTCCTGGAACGGGCCCCCGCGTGGGCCGGCGCCAACGTGCTGGCCACCACGGTCCTCTGCCTGGGAGCGGTGGCGATCGGTTACGCTGTGACGCAGCGACGGCTCGGTGGCTGA